Part of the Nitrospinota bacterium genome is shown below.
GGATGTCAAGATATAGATATCTAGTTTATACAGGAAAAGTGAGATGATCTCCCAAACAGCAGAATACGCGCTTCGATCGGTGGTTTGCCTGGCAAGCACTCCGCAAACGGCGTTGACCACCGAAAAAATCGCCAAAATCACCAAGGTTCCCGGCAGTTACCTCTCCAAGGTGCTACAGGCCCTTGGAAAAGCCGGAATCGTAAGTTCGCAACGCGGGTTGCACGGCGGGTTTTCCCTGGCCAAACCAGCCGAGGAATTGTCCTTGCTGGAGGTAATCAATGCGGTGGACCCTCTAAAACATATCGACAAGTGCCCTCTGGGCCTGGGTCAGCATGGCAGTAACTTGTGCCCGCTTCATAAGCGGCTCAACGATTCCATTAAGATGATTGAAAAAGCGTATCAAAAATCCTCTATTGGAGACCTGTTGAAGGAATCGACGCTGAGCAAGCCTCTCTGTGAAACCTTTGAAAACACACAACTGGGGAAGCGATAGATAATGATTCAACATTGCCGGGGTTGAGGAGGCTTTTTCCTGAATCGAAACCCTGGTGATTCCATCCAAGACTA
Proteins encoded:
- a CDS encoding Rrf2 family transcriptional regulator, producing the protein MISQTAEYALRSVVCLASTPQTALTTEKIAKITKVPGSYLSKVLQALGKAGIVSSQRGLHGGFSLAKPAEELSLLEVINAVDPLKHIDKCPLGLGQHGSNLCPLHKRLNDSIKMIEKAYQKSSIGDLLKESTLSKPLCETFENTQLGKR